tgttcatttggagttattatgctctcagaatagcacaTGATCTTCATTTTTGTagatttagaatataggttttcagtatagtttattgtaaaaaataaaaattgtcaataACGCATTTGAAAATAGACGCCAAATGTAGacaaaaaaatttataactccaaacgtttagggtttatgaaaaatccattctaaagggattgtagaacagacagctgtgcacactataTGCAAATATGGTgagaatcattcagaaactttATTTTTTTAAGCTGATTACAGTTGAAACTCaaattttagagataattgaagttgaacttatcgacaatgaataaggtagttctaattccttaattttcgtgtacatttcaATAAACATTGTTGAGCATTTgtactcaaatatgtgaaagttgtaggtcaatatgtgttgaaatgaagtgaagaaaaaataccccccccccccaaaaaaaaaaactaaatacaGCCTGTACacatatagggataattataataattataatgatttaggggatatatttagggtatactttatataagtggaAAAGCTCTAATCTGATTCCTAATCATCAAAATAACCTGAAGAAACAAAGAGAAGAGTGTTTGATACTtgaaaaaatcagccaaaaaTAATTCAAAATTCCAAGTTCTGGCAGGTGTAaccgatttatttgttgaccaatttaattttatcttcacatagttagggacgggtatgcactctccaggatgtagtgGTTACAGCCAAATCGGATAATAAACAAAagagaaaaacaaagaaaaaggAAAAAAATTAATTTCCCCTAAAAAGTTTTTTTTGgacattggtgaaagtaacatattaacattgggcaatatatttatatgatatataacaaaatagagcataacaaCATACTTACTCATTACACTTTGTGTTATTGTGTATTACTCTGCAATGCTATAAAGgccccagctgcatatccactttgtggacacttcttactatttttcttctttgtgtgtgtgtgttgaacagGTGCTTACACCTCTTTGTTACTGGattatccatcagttccagttaataggagctgttctccttatcaaggaAATGTTcttcttttaaaaaaaaaatcatttaaaaTTCATTTctaaaaatattttgatgaaactttcacgacgctgaagccaataagttagagatttgtttaacatttataaGTAATTTTACATAATTCGAATATTTTTCGCTTCTTGACCCTTAAGGCTGAGCAGCCTAATGGTTAATCAATGTAAATATATGCTAATTAGAATCATTGTTTACTATTATAACAGCACTTCACTCACGTTCTGTGGATGAATGGTCAACAACTCTGTGCGCACTATATACTCTAACAAATCCTTAACATTGTCCATTAAACAGAAGAGACTGTATGTGTAATGGTTAGCGCTGTAAATAATTAGGTTCACGTTTGTGGtaggaaaaaaatagaaaaatattagACCCACCTCTTGGTCAGCTGCAGCATGATGACTGCTCCTCTGTACACTTTTCCTGCCACTGTCAGTCTACAGTTAGTTTAAACTGTGGCTTCAGCAACAGGAAGTCTACGCCCACAGTATGTCCGCCCACTTTTGGCCCGTGAGCTTGGTTTACACCTGGTCTGTGAGATTGGCATCCGCCCACTCCTGGTCCGTAACTTTGGTTTACACCTACTCGTGGTCCGTGAGCTTGGTTTACACCTACTCGAGATGTGTGAGCTTGGTTTACACCTACTCGAGATGTGTGAGCTTGGTTTACACCTACTCGTGGTCCGTGAGCTAAGTTTCCTGGCCTGTCAGCTTGGTGTCCGCCCACTCGTGTGTTTACCTGCCTCCCAGCTGACCGCACGTCCCAGTGGCTGAATTCTTGGCTTCCTCCTACTTAATGAGTGTGGTGGCTTATTTATTCACTTTTTAATTTAcagtatttatatattatatatatatgtgtgtatatatatatatatatatatatatatatatatatatatatatatatatatatatatatatatatatatatatcactgggcaaatacaaaatgttcttccagacattctcgttgtcgagccaccggactgcactctcctgggtgcccccattggcccacgagcaatcgaggaggtcctggttgcaaaaatcactgacctaaagagaatgcaggacaggattgacaagattgatgcccatgatgctctctttctccttacaagatgcctgtctctccctaagttcacctactttctgagatgttctccatcctacagcagccctaagttaaatgtgtatgacacccttctgaggtccatgctggtgaaagtcctgaacctgccattggacgactctcagtgggagcaagcaacccttcctgtaagactcggcggccttggtgtccgcacagcctcccaaattgctctaccagccttcctttcctcctctcatgcatcgcacgacctcgtcagagatattttacctgcaaccctgagagattcagcaggaatacacgatcctgctttcactgaatgttcaaatcagtgggatgttcttgcagccccagcaaccattatagagccaacaaaacaacacaaacagtccggctgggaccaccctctagtggaaaaagtagctgatgccatgctcaacgtcgcaacatcagacaaggagaaagcccgcctcagagcagtgcgtgccccccatgcaggagacttcctcctggcagtacccatgtcagcaatgggcacgcgcctagatccagaatcccttcgtgtagcagtggccctccgccttggtgccccaattcacactgaatacaagtgtatttgcaacagggtggaagcagaccaatacggactgcatgggttgcattgcggaagcacaaagggctggcatgaaagacacaacgaggtcaatgacatcatcaagagaagcctcgtctcagctgggtgcccagcggagagagaacctcgcatcctaggggtccaaaacccggatttccccgcacttcgccctgatggcatcaccatatactcatggaaggagggtagacagttggtgtgggactacacatgtgtatccaccctagctgacacctatgtacacttcggagctgatcaagcaggtggggcggccaaccacagggaaacagcaaaatcactcaagtacaggcgactggaaggtcaatacctctttgttcccatagcgtctgagacgcatggcccctggggcaagagtgccttgggatttctcaaggaattgggttccaagctcattgacgtcaccagaaacccaagggcttccagttttttatttcagcatctcagtgtggcgatccagaggggaaatgcttgctgcgtcctcggttcctgtccagaagcggaggagcttcaagagatccataacctttaggcatttgtcttgtatgttttgtaacctttaaatacacaataaaggaaaaaaaaaagggaagggggtggtaggagaaaagcacacagaaactgtattggaggggacctacattccctccaatgcgttatgtgtggtttcctccgaggctatgggtcccccttcttccagccagaggtggtactcccttccctatataatatataaaaaaaaaaaatatatatatatatatatatatatatatatatatatatatatatatatatatatatatatatatatatatatatatatatatatatatatgagagagagagagagagacagacagacagaccctagatatatatagagaccctagagctgccagttttctctttcagcgccttagtgtggcgatccagagaagaAATTCTCActccatccatggttcctgcccgccatctgaggagctggaggagctctacaacttaaaaacaaaacaaaaatacaaatatttattcaggtaaagtacatacatacaaggtaagatacaaaagttgatggatttatagatagagctagtacatacaatgcctaaaaccactattacgcaaagcgtttcgggcaggaaaacactaagactaaaacttaaaactaattgagattaaagtataaattgtgttgagaaaaaataagaaaaaatggaaaaagggggggggggggaaacatggcagaaaaaaagcaaaaatacaatttggtcaacagacagcattgtttaaaatagtagacatgcgttgacattttgggggtgaggtaggttacattgagttaattaagtggtacttagtttttatcttaaactggttgagagaggtacagtctttaacataattgggaaggtcattccacattcgaggtcccttgatttgtaaagcatttctagtttgactaagtcgtactcttggaatatcaaataggtgcgCTTTGTACAGGTGCCAAACctgcctctcacaggatgagtaggtgTGGTGCACAGTAACCTGCCTCTTACAGGATCAGTAGATGTGGTGCACAGTAACCTGCCTCTCATAGGATCAGTAGATGTGGTGCACAGTaccctacctctcacaggatcagCAGACGTGGTGCACAGTAACCTGCCTCTCACAGGATCAGCAGACGTGGTGCACAGTAACCTGCCTCTCACAGGATCAGCAGACGTGGTGCACAGTaccctacctctcacaggatcagCAGACGTGGTGCACAGTaacctacctctcacaggatcagCAGACGTGGTGCACAGTAACCTGCCTCTCACAGGATCAGCAGACGTGGTGCACAGTaccctacctctcacaggatcagCAGACGTGGTGCACAGTAACCTGCCTCTCACAGGATCAGCAGACGTGGTGCACAGTACCCTACCTCTCACAGGCTCAATAGACGTGGTGCACAGTACCCTGCCTCTCACGGGCTCAATAGACGTGGTGCACAGTACCCTGCCTCTCACAGGCTCAATAGACGTGGTGCACAGTACCCTGTCTCTCACGGGCTCAATAGACGTGGTGCACAGTACCCTGCCTCTCACAGGCTCAATAGACGTGGTGCACAGTACCCTGCCTCTCACAGGATCAGCAGACGTGGTGCACAGTACCCTGCCTCTCACAGGATCAGCAGACGTGGTGCACAGTACCCTGCCTCTCACAGGATCAGCAGACGTGGTGCACAGTACCCTACCTCTCACAGGCTCAATAGACGTGGTGCACAGTAACCTGCCTCTCACAGGATCAGCAGACGTGGTGCACAGTACCCTGCCTCTCACAGGCTCAATAGACGTGGTGCACAGTACCCTACCTCTCACAGGCTCAATAGACGTGGTGCACAGTACCCTACCTCTCACGGGCTCAATAGACGTGGTGCACAGTACCCTGCCTCTCACAGGCTCAGCAGACGTGGTGCACAGTACCCTGCCTCTCACAGGCTCAGCAGACGTGGTGCACAGTACCCTGCCATCGTTATTCACACATTGTTATTGTGCATTACATTTAAGGTCAAAATTAACACACAAGCGACTTTTAATTAGTTTATTTATCCAAGCagaattgttttaattattatggTTCAGTTAATGTATTTGGTCGATAATTTTATGCTGATAATAAAATCTTAGTCAAATTTTGTTGATATTATCTTGTATTAACTTTGTTTAATGGGGTTATTAATCCTCCTTGGATTTGTTTGATTTCTGTTTATCTGTTACGCACTCCAGACCCATTCCATGGGTGGTGGTACACCccagacccatcccgtgggtggtactgCACCccagacccatcccgtgggtggtagtgcgccccagacccatcccgtgggtggtggtacaCTCCAGACCCATTCCATggggtggtagtgcaccccagacccatcccgtgggtggtagtgcaccccagacccatcccgtgggtggtactgCACCccagacccatcccgtgggtggtagtgcgccccagacccatcccgtgggtggtagtgcaccccagacccatcccgtgggtggtagtgcaccccagacccatcccgtgggtggtagtgcgccccagacccatcccgtgggtggtagtgcgccccagacccatcccgtgggtggtagtgcgccccagacccatcccgtgggtggtagtgtaccccagacccatcccgtgggtggtagtgtaccccagacccatcccgtgggtggtagtgtaccccagacccatcccgtgggtggtagtgtaccccagacccatcccgtgggtggtagtgcgccccagacccatcccgtgggtggtagtgtaccccagacccatcccgtgggtggtagtgcgccccagacccatcccgtgggtggtagtgcgccccagacccatcccgtgggtggtagtgcaccccagacccatcccgtgggtggtagtgcgccccagacccatcctgtggatggtagtgcgccccagacccatcccgtgggtggtagtgtaccccagacccatcccgtgggtggtagtgtaccccagacccatcccgtgggtggtagtgtaccccagacccatcccgtgggtggtggtacaCTCCAGACCCATTCCATggggtggtagtgcaccccagacccatcccgtgggtggtagtgtaccccagacccATCCCATGGGGTGGTAGTATACCccagacccatcccgtgggtggtactgCACCCCAGACCCATCCCGTTGGTGGTAGTACACCCCAGACCTATCCCGTGGGTGGTACTGCACCccagacccatcccgtgggtggtactgCACCccagacccatcccgtgggtggtagtagaaCCCAGACCTATCCCGTGGGTGGTACTGCATCCCAGACATTTTATCAGTAGATAAAACTCCGCGGGTTTACAGGGCAGGACAATGTCCCGACTagcacagtcgggttcgttctcgacctaCCATCAGgaatttcgggttcgaatccctggtgggacagaaatggttgggcgcgtttcctatcactTTACATGTCTTGACTAACTCGTCAGTTCTGtcgtgcattcggaggccaagatGGGATGAAAAACCACAGGAGACTGGCTCATTTTAAATATTATATCTGAGCATTGCCAGAGACTCAAGCACGTCACAATTGTGTGTCTGGAGGAGTCGAGTCCAATCAAAGATGACAATCATCTATAATCAATGTGTACAATGCATATTACAatacaatatattatattatatttggaTACATATAATAATAGATTGAGGGGCTACGAGTATGAGAGTGCTGACGAGTGGAGGCCccggtggagtggtggaggggaccaccagggTATACTGGTATACACCCTGGGAGAGTGAACCATCTGGGTATACATACTGGTATACACCTTGGGAGAGGGAGAGCTCGAGGGGCATCAGTCTGACTCAAGGCACTGTGCTTTTCCTCAAGCCGAAGCTTGAGTAAGAACTAATAATAGaagttaataaaatattttaaatttagtaGCTAAGCAAGTACTGTAACTATTAGAAGACGGCAAGTCAGTATACGCCTATATGACAGATATAAAATAACAAGCGTAATATATATGTATAGCTCAGATATTCAAGATATAAAATATCCTGGAACCTGTCTTAAGACTCTTATAGATGCAGTTTGCAATAGATAATTGTGGCCTGGTAACTTTTTAAGACCACGAACCAGTAGTAGCTGCTTGGGGCAGTTAGTGGTACAGTTCCCTGGGGCAGTTAGTGGAACAGTTCCCTGGGGCAGTTAGTAGAACAGTTCCCTGGGGCAGTTAGTAGAACAGTTCCCTGGGGCAGTTAGTGGAATAGTTCCCTGGGGCAGTTAGTTAGTGGAACAGTTCCCTGGGGCAGTTAGTGGAACAGTTCCCTGGGGCAGTTAGTGGAACAGTTCACTGGGGCAGTTAGTTAGTGGAACAGTTCCCTGGGGCAGTTAGTGGAACAGTACCCTGGGGCAGTTAGTTAGTGGAACAGTTCCCTGGGGCAGTTAGTGGAACAGTTCCCTGGGGCAGTTAGTGGAACAGTTCCCTGGGGCAGTTAGTTAGTGGAACAGTTCCCTGGGGCAGTTAGTGGAACAGTTCCCTGGGACAGTTAGTGGAACAGTTCCCTGGGGCAGTTAGTGGAACAGTTCCCTGGGGCAGTTAGTGGAACAGTTCCCTGGGGCAGTTAGTGGAACAGTTCCCTGAGGCAGTTAGTGGAACAGTTCCCTGGGACAGTTAGTGGAACTGTTCCCTGGGGCAGTTAGTGGAACAGTTCCCTGGGGCAGTTAGTGGAACAGTTCCCTGGGACAGTTAGTGGAACAGTTAGTGGATCAGTTCCCTGGGACAGTTAGTGGAACAGTTAGTGGAACAGTTCCCTGGGGAAGTTACTGGAACAGTTCACTGGGACAGTTAGTGGAACAGTTAGTAGAAAAGTTACATTGGGGAAGTTAGTGGAACAGTTCCCTGGGGAAGTTAGTGGAACAGTTCCCTGGCGCAGTTAGTGGAACAGTTCCCTGGGGCAGTTAGTGGAACAGTTCCCTGGGGCAGTTAGTGGAACAATTCCCTGGGGCAGTTAGTGGAACAGTTCCCTGGGGCAGTTAGTGGAACAGTTCCCTGGGGCAGTTAGTGGAACAGTTCCCTGGGGCAGTTAGTGGAACAGTTCCCTGGGGCAGTTAGTGGAACAGTTCCCTGGGGCAGTTAGTGGAACAGTTCCCTGGGGTAGTTAGTGGAACAGTTCCCTGGGGCAGTGTCCGTTACAGGGGTACTAGCAAACACAATGAGAGGGTGGACAGTAGCCGGCAGCGCAGCTAGtgacacaccactggtccagccccGGCACCCAGTGGGGACTGCCCCGGGCCACACTGCGGCAAGACCTTGACCCTCCACTACTAATATCCCGTCCTCTGCCATCACCGTGACCCCTGTTGGCACCACCGTGACCTCTGTTGGCTCCACCGTGACCCCTGTTGGCACCTCCGTGACTCTCATTACTCCAGTCATAAAACCAATTGCCCTGATTAGCTCCACTACTATCACCGGGTCTCAAGTTGCCCCGGCCTGACCCACCTTGACCTAAGTTGCCCCTGCTGGGACCCAGGTTGCCTCGGCCAGCCCCACCGGGGCCCAAATTGCCCTGGTCAGCCCGACCCAGGCCCAAGATGTCCTGGCCAGCCCCACCAGGCCCTAAGAGTCCCCGTCCAGCTCCACCGTGGCCCAAGTTACCCCGTCCAGCCCCACTGGGGCCCAAGTTACCCCGTCCAGCCCCACTGGGGCCCAAGTTGCCCCGGTCAGATCCACCGTGGCCCAAGTTGCCCCGGTCAGATCCACCGTGGCCCAAGTTGCCCCGGTCAGATCCACTGTGGCCCAAGTTCTCATGGCCAACCCCACCGAGGCCCAAGATGTCCTGGGTGTCCTCACTGCTGTCTTCTTCTTGACTGCTGGGCGCCACGGACACACTGATATGACTGGCGGCGGTCGTCTTGTGAGATGGCCTGCTGGGCTCCTGGCCACCGATGGTATTAAATTTGTTTGTAGTCGCCGGGCCACTgtcgacgctgctgctgctgctgctggttactctgctgctgctggtggtgctggtgctagtgctgctgctgctgcttttgtcAGTTTTAATACCGCTGCTTGTGACTTTTTGTCCAGTGAGAGTTTTCCCAGACCCGCCTCCTGACCTGAACACGAGGAAAAAATATCTTTATAACTTAGATATCATTTGTGTCATCCTCAAGTATTATGAGGACGCAAATGATTTATCAAGTATTTACACAGCCACTTACGAAGcctgcacatctttcctcaatcaccaTAGCTTTGTTTCATTTATAAACCAGTTTATGAGCTTCGAAGTACCACGAGATAGTTTATAATGAAAATACTCTTAAGAGTGTTACATTTCGAAGCTCGTAAACTGCAGAATAAATGTGAACACAGTCataatgattgaggaaagatgtacaggtttcttaAATGGCTGAATACTGACTCTGCGGGAGAATATATCTAAGATGATTGGCATTAGTATAGCAGATTTATATGGAGGATATAGTAGTGATAAAACTGACTATTAAGTACTTTTTAGGCGTCCACCTGATTAGCCAGCGTCTGGTACTTTGTATAGGTTCAGTGAGAGAGATCAGCTTGCTTGAGTTCCCACTTCGTCTAGTCCTTAGGTTGTACATTCTAtctccaacctaacctaacctgtcttagCCTCACCGAGTCTCCCACCAACGCGCCACTTAGTTTGCAGGTAAAAGCTTCACGTCTTCCCTGTAGGACTGTGCCTTACCATGTTCCCCAGCTGATCTGTTTACGCTTCCCTGGCACCTCACCTCACCGGGAGCccggaccaccacacacctctacgaccacctacgaccaggcaacaaaaataaggcaagaaagagaagggtgggcagactgcatatttttggattgtcagaaagcctttgatacagtgccacacaagaggctagtgcgaaagttggagatgcaggctggagtgagagggaaggtactccggtggatagaggagtacctaagcaacaggagacaacgagtctgtgtgaggggtgaggtctcagattggcgagatgtcacaagtggagtcccgcaggggtcagtccttggacctatactgtttctggtatatgtaaatgatctcccagagggtatagattcgttcctctcaatgtttgccgacgatgcaaaaattatgaggaggattgaaacagaggatgatagtaggaggctacaagatgacctggatagactgagtgaatggtccaacaaatggctgttgaagttcaacccgagtaaatgcaaagtaatgaaactaggcagtggaaacaggaggccaggcacaggatacagaataggagatgaagtacttaatgaaacagacagagagaaagatctaggagttgatatcacaccaaacctgtctcctgaagcccacataaagagaataacgtctgcggcatatgcgaggctggctaacatcagaacggcgttcaggaacctgtgtaaggaatcattcagaatcttgtacaccacatatgtaagaccaatcctggagtatgcggccccagcatggagcccgtaccttgtcaagcacaagacgaagctggaaaaagtccaaaggtatgctactagactagtcccagaactaagaggcatgagttatgaggaaaggctgcgggaaatgcaccttatgacactggaagacagaagagtaaggggggacatgatcacaacctacaaaatcctcaggggaatcgaccgggtaaacaaggatgaactattcaacactggtgggacgcgaacaaggggacacaggtggaagctgagtacccaaatgagccacagagacgttagaaagaactttttcagtgtcagagtagttagtaaatggaatgcattaggaagtgatgtggtggaggctgactccatacacagtttcaaatgtagatacgatagagcccagtaggctcaggaatctgtacaccagttgattgacggttgagaggcgggacctaagagccagagctcaacccccgcaagcacaattaggtgagtacaccggcGGGGGGCTTCACCTCGCCGAATCCccaccagtcaccatcaccagAGATCAGCGATCACACCGCAGAATATCATTTTGAGCATGTTCTGGTGCTACTGTAAGCGCCTGGTGGCGTCACAGGGCGGCCCGCGGCGTGTATGATCTCTCTCGTCCCGTCACCACAGGATATCCTCCACCCTCGTCTCAAGTGAGTTATATAAATATCTACGGTCCATACTCATCACGTTTAAGTTAATTAAATTAAATGATTTATAATAATATCTATAGTGTTTAAGAAAGAACTAATATGCACATTCCACAAACTTTATAAGACAGAAGGAGAGATACTACGCTCCAGTAGAGGTAGGAAGCACACGCACTCAGCCACTTCGACGCTCGTCGAAGGTAAGGGGGGGGTGGCTTCGGAGGTGTTGTGGCCGCTTTCTCATTCCCTCCCGCCACTGCGACCCTCCTTGAGCGGGTGGTCTTAGAGATTATTCACATCTCCAGTGGAAACTACCCGTCGCCATGATCTATAAGATCAAAGTGAGATTTAAAGGGAGACCAGCTACTCTCACGACGACATATCCTAGAGAGGATCGCCACAATCactggcggc
This genomic window from Procambarus clarkii isolate CNS0578487 chromosome 1, FALCON_Pclarkii_2.0, whole genome shotgun sequence contains:
- the LOC123746049 gene encoding spidroin-1, which translates into the protein MSASAPPSSPARAPRLVLVLVAWACVWGGVVGVGWEACEGPVCLEVRRQAEGLARLKFLRNYINQTVNMMNTLVSTLEEELVKTGEGLAQFIGPRCPAAHPLLLEVTKPADTSNPALADQDNVITDSDEDYDPHSSPPPSERERLDAAGSESQYWQAAGSSSHTNLQGSGGGSGKTLTGQKVTSSGIKTDKSSSSSTSTSTTSSSRVTSSSSSSVDSGPATTNKFNTIGGQEPSRPSHKTTAASHISVSVAPSSQEEDSSEDTQDILGLGGVGHENLGHSGSDRGNLGHGGSDRGNLGHGGSDRGNLGPSGAGRGNLGPSGAGRGNLGHGGAGRGLLGPGGAGQDILGLGRADQGNLGPGGAGRGNLGPSRGNLGQGGSGRGNLRPGDSSGANQGNWFYDWSNESHGGANRGHGGANRGHGGANRGHGDGRGRDISSGGSRSCRSVARGSPHWVPGLDQWCVTSCAAGYCPPSHCVC